AAGAAGCTGATCCACCAGGCGTCGAGCAGGCGGGTGCGCCCGGCGCCGACCATGTAGCCCCAGCTCATCAGGTTGGGATCGCCGAGGCCGAGGAAGGAGAGCGAGGATTCGAGCAGGATCGCCGAGCCGATCATCAGCGAGCCCATGACGATGATCGGTGCGATCGTGTTGGGCAGGACCTGGCTCCAGATGATCCGCGCGGTCGGCTGACCGATGGTGATCGCGGCCTGGACATATTCGCGCGTCTTCAGCGAGAGCACTTCGCCGCGCACCAGCCGCGCCACCGGCGGCCAGCTCACCACGCCGATCGCGAGCACGATCGAGCCGAGCTTGGGCTGCAGGATCGCGACCAGGACGATCGCGAGCGCGAAAGAGGGGATGGTCTGGAAGAACTCGGTGAAGCGCATCAGCGCATCGTCGATGAAGCCGCCGGCATAGCCGGCGATGGCGCCGAGCGGCACGCCGATCAGCAGCGCGACAATCGTCGAGACCAGCCCGATCGTCAGCGAGACGCGGGCGCCATGTGCCAGGCCGGAGGCGATGTCGCGTCCCAGCGTATCGGTGCCAAGCGGGAAGCGGTCCATGACGAAGGGGGCGAGGAAGGGCCGCGCCACCGTGCGCCAGGGCGATTGCGGATAGAGCGAGGGCGCGAGGATGGCGAAGAGCACCACCGCGATCAGGATGGCAAGGCCGATCAGGGCGCCGCGATTGCGGGAAAAGCGCTTGAGGAAGCTCATGACACCGCCTCGATGCGCGGATCGGCCAGCCGGTAGACGATATCGGTCAGGATGTTGAAGCCGACGACCATGGCCGAGGAAATGAAGAAGACGCCGAGCAGCACCGAATAGTCGCGCTGCACAAGGGCATCGAACATCAGGCGGCCGATGCCGGGCCAAGCGAAGACGGTCTCGGTGAGCACGGCGCCACCAACGAGCTGGCCAGCCTGCAAGCCCGCCAGGGTCACCACCGGCAGGATGGCGTTGCGGGCGACATGGCGACGCGAGATCACGCCGGGGCTGAGCCCCTTGGCGCGGGCCGTCTTGACGAAATCGGCGCCGGCGACCTCGAGCATCGAGGCCCGCATCATCCTGGCGTAGAGCGCAGTGAAGAACAGGCCGAGCGTCAGGGCCGGCAGGACGAGATGGCTGGCGATGTCGAGCGCGCGGGCGAGCCCGGTATAGTTCGCGCCGATGCTCTCATAGCCGACATTGGGCACGAGGCCGAGTTTCAGCGAGAAGACGATCTGGCTCATCAGCGCGACCCAGAACAGCGGCGTTGCATAGAAGACCAGCGCCAGCGTGGTGATGACGCTGTCCTGCCAGCGACCGGCGCGACGGGCGGCAAGCGCGCCCATCAGCGTGCCGAGGCCCAGCGAGACGATGAAGGCGGCGCCGGTCAGCAGCAGCGTCGCAGGCAGGCGGTCGAGGATCAGGCTCAGCACGCTCTGCTGCTGGCGATAGCTGAAGCCGAGATCGAAGGTCAGATAGCCCTTGAGATAGACCCAAAGCTGGGTGAGCAGCGGCTGGTCGAGGCCGAAGCGCTCGCGCAACTGGATCAGCAATTGCTCGTCGGCAGCGCCGGCCTCGCCGGCCAGCACCTGCGCCGGATCGCCCGGCGCAGCCCGGATCAGGAAGAAGTTCAGCACCGCGATGGCGAAGAGGACGACGATCCCCTTCGCGAGCCGGCCGGCGAGGAATTGCGCGAGGTTCATTCAGGCTCCGCTGGCGTCATTCTCGGGCGAAGCGAAGCGCAGACCCGAGAATCTCTTGCAGGAGATGCTCGGGTCAGGCCCGAGCATGACGTGATCCTATCGGATCACATCACTCCTTCCAGGCATCACGGAAGCCGTCGTCGACGCCGACGCCGGTGGTGACGAGGTTCTTGACGTTGCAGCGATAGATGGTCGGGAAATCCATCTCCAGCAGCCAGAGCACCGGCAGTTCGTCGGCCAGGAGCTTCTGCACTTTCGTGTAAAGCTCCTGTCGCGCGCTGTCCGTCGGCGCGATCGCCGCCTCGGCGAAGAGCTTGTCGACCTCGGGATTCGAGTAGCCGCCGACATTGGCGAAGGGGTTGCCCTTGGCGATGTTGCTGGTGATGTAGCTGCGCGCCACGCCCATGGCGGGGTCGCCGAGCTGGTAGAGGAAGTTGAAGTTGAGGTCGAAGTCCCAGTTGCTGGCCTTCTGGGTCCAGCCCGGCACGTCGGTGTTCTCGACCTGCACCTTGACCCCGACATCCTCGAGGTTCTGCTTGATCGCCTCGGTCCAGCGGGTCCAGGTCTCGCCATAGGGCAGGTTGAGCAGGCGGATCGTCTCGCCCTTGTAGCCGGAGGCCTTGATCAGCTCCTTCGCCTTGGCCGGATCGAAGGCGTATTTCGGCACGTCCGCCGAATAGAACTTGGTCTTCGACGAGATCGGGCCGGTCGGCAGCTTGCCGAGCCCGCCCCAGACCACCTCGCGGCCGAATTCGCGGTCGATCGCGTACATCAGCCCTTGGCGGAACTGCTTGTTGCCCAAAATGCCGTTGCGGACGTTCGGCGTCAGCCAGGCATGGGGGGCGAACATCTCCCAGCCCTTGGTGGTCATGCAGGTGTTGGGCAGCTTGGCGAGGCGGGCGACGTCGTAGACGTCGACCGAGCCGCCGGTCAGCACGTCGACCTTGCCGGTCTCGTAGGCGACGGCGCGCGCCGCCGCGTCCGGGATGATCTGCCAGTAGATCTCGTCGAGATTCGGCTTGCCCTTCAGCCAGTAGTTCTCGTTCTTGACGAGGTGGATGTAGGAGCCCTTCTTCCACTCCTTCAGCTTGAACGGGCCGGTGCCGATCGGCGTGTTGTTGGCCGGATTGGCGCGATAATCGGTGCCGTCATAGATGTGCTTCGGGATCATCGGCGCGGAGGCGACCTCCTGCGTCATGATCAGCGGGCCGAAGGGCTGCTTCAGCGTGATCTTCACGGTGAGGTCGTCGACCTTCTCGATCTTCTCGACCTGGGCGTTGACGATCGGACGCCAGCGCGGATGGACCTCGCGCAGGAACTTGTCGAGGGTGAAGACGACGTCGTCGGCCGTGAACGGCTTGCCGTCATGCCAGGTCACACCCTCCTGCAGCTTGAAGGTGTAGACCTTGGCGTCGGGAGAGATCTCCCAGCTCTTGGCGAGAGAGGGCTGCGGCTCGAGCTTCTCGTTATAGCGCAGCAGCGACTCGTAGATGTTGCCGGCGACCATGTTGGTCGGGCCGTTCTGGTTGAGCCCCTGCATCAACATCGGCGGCTCGGGTTGGACGACGACGTGGACCGTGCCGCCCTTCTTCGGTTCCTGAGCCTGCGCTACGCCGAGCGCCAGGACGGAGGCGGCGAGCGCCAGGCCAAATCTCAATCCGGTCATCGTCGTTCTCCGTTCCCAGCGCCGAGGTCCGCGGCATGCAGCGGCCCAGGCGTCCCCGTTTTTCGTTCACCAGCCAGCTCAGGCCGATCGCACCCGATCAGGCGTCCATTGGCAAGCTCCGCCGCAATGAAAGCGAGAGACAAATTCCGTGTCAAGGATTGACATGCCGTGTTATTAGGCGACACGCTCAGCAAACGAACATGGCGTACCCTTCAGCTGCGATGAACCAGAAAGACGAGGACAGGGCCGCACAACTGCCGCCGGGCGTGCCGATCGTCCGAGCCGTCGACCGTGCGATCGCCTTGCTCAGGGCCTTCCGCCCGGAGCATCCGCGGCTCGGCCTCAGTGAGCTGGCCCGGCAGGTCGGCCTCGACAAGGGCACGACGCGACGTCTGCTGTTGACCTTGCAGCTCAACGAACTCGTCGAATACGACGAGCATTCGCAGAGCTATGCGCTGGCCGTCGGACTGATCGAGCTCGGCAGCGCGGTGACGACCGGCCGCGAACTGCGCGACATCGCCGGCCCCTATCTGACCGAGATCGCCGAGAAGACCGGCGCCACCGCCTTCCTCTGGGTCCATATCGCCGGGCGAGGGCTCTGCGTCGATCGCGTGCGCGCCTCGCTGCCGCATGTCGACGCCACCTGGTTCGCCGTCGGCGCGCAGGCGCCCTTGAACTGCGGCGGCGGCCCGCGCGTGCTGCTGGCCTATCTCGACGACGAGCAGCGCCGGCTGGCCCTCTCGCTCGATCTGCCCAAGCGCGCGCCGGCGAGCCAGACTGATCCCAGGCTGCTCTGGCGCGAGGCCGAGCGCATCCGCGCCCAGGGATGGGAGCTGGCGGCCGATGATTTCTTCATCGGCCTGACCGGCGTCGGCGTGCCGATCTTCGACCGCTCGGGCGCGCTCGCCGGCGCGCTCAGCATCTCCTCGCTGACCTCGATCGTCGCGCCACAAGGGCGCCCGGTGCATCTCGACGCGCTGCGCGACGCCGCGGCGCGGATCGGAGGACGCGTCCTGCCGGATTGAGGCTAGCGCTCGATCCGGGTCGAGAGGATGATCGACGACATGGTGCGCTCGACGCCTTCGAGCCCGCCGATCCGATCGATCAGCCCGTCGAGCTCACCGATCGAGGGCGCGACCACCACAGCGATCATGTCGAACTGGCCGCTGATCGAATGCAGCGTCCTGATCTCGGGGATGCGGCGCAGTTCCGTCTCGACGCGCGCCGCAAGCTTCGGCAGGGCGGTGATCAGGACATGCGCCTTGACCTGGCCCTTCTCGTAATCCTCCGAAAGCCGCGCGGTGTAGCCGGCGATGACGCCGCGACGCTCCAGCCGCTCGATCCGGCTCTGCACCGTCGTGCGTGACAGACCAAGCTTGCGGCCGAGCTCGGCCACCGGAGCGCGGGCGTTCTCGGTGAGCAGGGTCAGGAGATGGCGATCTGTCGGGTCTATCGGCATAGCGCCGAAAGCTTACGGCGTTTCGCTGAAAAATCCCATATGAATCGTCGTGTCGCCGGCTTCTATCCGACGAAGCCTTCGGTGAATCTGTCCTTCAGAAACAGATTCATCGGGGGAACCATGAAAAACGTGGTCGTCATCGGCGCCGGCAAGATCGGCGCAACCATCGCCGACCTGCTCGGCGCAACCGGGGATTACCGCGTGGTGATCGCCGACCGCTCCAACGAACAGC
This genomic interval from Bosea sp. 29B contains the following:
- a CDS encoding IclR family transcriptional regulator, whose translation is MAYPSAAMNQKDEDRAAQLPPGVPIVRAVDRAIALLRAFRPEHPRLGLSELARQVGLDKGTTRRLLLTLQLNELVEYDEHSQSYALAVGLIELGSAVTTGRELRDIAGPYLTEIAEKTGATAFLWVHIAGRGLCVDRVRASLPHVDATWFAVGAQAPLNCGGGPRVLLAYLDDEQRRLALSLDLPKRAPASQTDPRLLWREAERIRAQGWELAADDFFIGLTGVGVPIFDRSGALAGALSISSLTSIVAPQGRPVHLDALRDAAARIGGRVLPD
- a CDS encoding ABC transporter permease; translation: MNLAQFLAGRLAKGIVVLFAIAVLNFFLIRAAPGDPAQVLAGEAGAADEQLLIQLRERFGLDQPLLTQLWVYLKGYLTFDLGFSYRQQQSVLSLILDRLPATLLLTGAAFIVSLGLGTLMGALAARRAGRWQDSVITTLALVFYATPLFWVALMSQIVFSLKLGLVPNVGYESIGANYTGLARALDIASHLVLPALTLGLFFTALYARMMRASMLEVAGADFVKTARAKGLSPGVISRRHVARNAILPVVTLAGLQAGQLVGGAVLTETVFAWPGIGRLMFDALVQRDYSVLLGVFFISSAMVVGFNILTDIVYRLADPRIEAVS
- a CDS encoding Lrp/AsnC family transcriptional regulator gives rise to the protein MPIDPTDRHLLTLLTENARAPVAELGRKLGLSRTTVQSRIERLERRGVIAGYTARLSEDYEKGQVKAHVLITALPKLAARVETELRRIPEIRTLHSISGQFDMIAVVVAPSIGELDGLIDRIGGLEGVERTMSSIILSTRIER
- a CDS encoding ABC transporter substrate-binding protein, producing the protein MTGLRFGLALAASVLALGVAQAQEPKKGGTVHVVVQPEPPMLMQGLNQNGPTNMVAGNIYESLLRYNEKLEPQPSLAKSWEISPDAKVYTFKLQEGVTWHDGKPFTADDVVFTLDKFLREVHPRWRPIVNAQVEKIEKVDDLTVKITLKQPFGPLIMTQEVASAPMIPKHIYDGTDYRANPANNTPIGTGPFKLKEWKKGSYIHLVKNENYWLKGKPNLDEIYWQIIPDAAARAVAYETGKVDVLTGGSVDVYDVARLAKLPNTCMTTKGWEMFAPHAWLTPNVRNGILGNKQFRQGLMYAIDREFGREVVWGGLGKLPTGPISSKTKFYSADVPKYAFDPAKAKELIKASGYKGETIRLLNLPYGETWTRWTEAIKQNLEDVGVKVQVENTDVPGWTQKASNWDFDLNFNFLYQLGDPAMGVARSYITSNIAKGNPFANVGGYSNPEVDKLFAEAAIAPTDSARQELYTKVQKLLADELPVLWLLEMDFPTIYRCNVKNLVTTGVGVDDGFRDAWKE
- a CDS encoding ABC transporter permease, which codes for MSFLKRFSRNRGALIGLAILIAVVLFAILAPSLYPQSPWRTVARPFLAPFVMDRFPLGTDTLGRDIASGLAHGARVSLTIGLVSTIVALLIGVPLGAIAGYAGGFIDDALMRFTEFFQTIPSFALAIVLVAILQPKLGSIVLAIGVVSWPPVARLVRGEVLSLKTREYVQAAITIGQPTARIIWSQVLPNTIAPIIVMGSLMIGSAILLESSLSFLGLGDPNLMSWGYMVGAGRTRLLDAWWISFFPGVAIFLTVLALNLAGEGLNDALNPRLARERE